The Saprospiraceae bacterium genome includes the window GATGCCTATTTCACCTGCATTGGATGAAAATGGAGAATACAACCCTTATCCATTGAATGGTCAGGGCCACAACTTCAACCTGAATGAACTACAAAATGCAGAAAGCGTAAAAAGGCTTTCCAATACGTTACAAAACGTAAGTAGTTTGGCGTTCAATTACGAAATCATCCCTAATTTGACAGCAAGAGCTTCTATTGGTATAGATTATGTAAATACAAAAGACGTTAATCACCGTCCTGCTTCCATTCCAGTTTTTGCGAGCTTTGGTGGTCAGGTGAGTAATACAGACCGCGTTGCGCTCAACTGGAATACATTTGGTACCTTAACCTATGATTTCGACTTAGGCGAAAATAATAGTTTCACGGCCCTTGCAGGTTATGAATACAAACAAGAAGATTGGAATAGTTTCTTTGCCACAGGTCGTGGTTTTGCTGATCCTTCTTTTATCAACCTGAATAGTGCAGCCAACCCACAAGGTATTGGTGGTACCTCCTCTACCAACAGAAGGCAAGGTGGTTTTACTTCTATTAAGTATGCCTACAACGATCGTTATATTATCAATGGAACGGTACGCTATGACGGTTCTTCCCGATTTGGTTCGGACAACCGCTGGGGCTTGTTTTACTCCGGTTCTTTGGGCTGGCGTATGACAGAAGAAAGCTTCCTGAAAAACATCAGTTGGTTGGAAGAATTGAAACTACGTGCATCCTATGGTATTACGGGTAACTCTGCCATTGGTGACTTTGCAGCACTTCCTCAATTTGGCACCAGAGGACAATACCTGGGTGCTCCTGGTTTGGCCCCATCCAAATTGGCGAATAACCTGCTAGGTTGGGAAACCGCTGAGCAGCTTGACTTGGGTCTTGATTTCTCTTTCTTTGGCAACCGTCTTTATGGTACGATTGACTTATGGCGCAAAAACAATAAAGACCTATTGTTAGCCACCCAGATTCCTGCTTCTGCAGGTATTTCCAATTCTTCGATTACTGAGAACGTAGGGGAGGTCCAAAACCAAGGAGTCGATTTTGAATTAAACGCCGTCATTGTCAACTCAGGCGGGTTCAGATGGTCCATTGGTGGTACCCTTTCTTTGCAGAAAAACAAAGTGGTTTCCTTGAATGAAGGAAAAGACACCATTTTCGCAGGTGGATATCCATCATTGATTGTTGGCCAACCACTTTCTTTTTATAATTTAATACCTTTTGCTGGCGTAAACCCTGCAAACGGACGAATTATGGCATATGACATCAATGGTGTACCTACTTATGCACCAACAGCAGAAGATGTCAGACAATTTGATGGACCTTTAGCTGATTACTTTGGTGGATTCCGCTCAGAGTGGAGTTACAAAGGTTTCTCCATTTATGGTTTCTTACAATTCCAAGGAGGGAACAAAGTATTCAATAATGATTTATATGCATTGGCTTCAGCTAGTGCAGATCCGGATAACCAATTGGTCTCTCAATTGGCCTATTGGAAAAATCCAGGGGATGTTACCAGTGTTCACAAGCCCATT containing:
- a CDS encoding TonB-dependent receptor, which translates into the protein MKKLYLVLLCAVLTTAMMAQRTVQGTITDENGETLIGASILVKGTTTGTATDIDGRYTLDLPADANVLIISYTGFQTQEVQVGARTVIDIIMSASAEFLNEVVVTGYSSELKREVTSAITSIKAEEIEGLPVQSWDRAIQGKASGVQITQGSGAPGGAVTIRVRGTGSISAGSDPLVIIDGVQVGTVGQGAQGSSNPLNSINPNDIESIEILKDAASASIYGAQGANGIIVVTTKSGSREGKAKFNVSYQEGVVQPMNLYDMMNSQQYAEIRTAAYINAGRSAETALDLYGDPNDPNLPYEDWIDVLWREATLRTVDVSASGGSKSSDYYAAFSYNKQEGQIITNEWERLTGRFNLNADLSDRLSMNFRSSLAWIGNEGGPCDGGFFVNCPFAPSFWSMPISPALDENGEYNPYPLNGQGHNFNLNELQNAESVKRLSNTLQNVSSLAFNYEIIPNLTARASIGIDYVNTKDVNHRPASIPVFASFGGQVSNTDRVALNWNTFGTLTYDFDLGENNSFTALAGYEYKQEDWNSFFATGRGFADPSFINLNSAANPQGIGGTSSTNRRQGGFTSIKYAYNDRYIINGTVRYDGSSRFGSDNRWGLFYSGSLGWRMTEESFLKNISWLEELKLRASYGITGNSAIGDFAALPQFGTRGQYLGAPGLAPSKLANNLLGWETAEQLDLGLDFSFFGNRLYGTIDLWRKNNKDLLLATQIPASAGISNSSITENVGEVQNQGVDFELNAVIVNSGGFRWSIGGTLSLQKNKVVSLNEGKDTIFAGGYPSLIVGQPLSFYNLIPFAGVNPANGRIMAYDINGVPTYAPTAEDVRQFDGPLADYFGGFRSEWSYKGFSIYGFLQFQGGNKVFNNDLYALASASADPDNQLVSQLAYWKNPGDVTSVHKPIDGGVIEGINQQDFGLNDTSQFLSDGTYLRLKEVKVAYQFPASMMQKAGVGSITLFAQGLNMVTWTKYDGIDPEVVGTRQAFGGGTSFVFPLGQQYSFGINVSF